Within Ferroacidibacillus organovorans, the genomic segment ATGCGTGTTCGGAGATATGAACATTTTCTCCGTATGTCAATAGTCCATCCCCAAAACGGAGTGCGGCATACTGGTGTGTGGTCCGGCCATATACATTTCAACTTGTATAGAACATTCATGGCGTGTAAATGAGTTTGTATCATTGTCTCACACTGATTTGAGAGGAAAAAACTACAGGAATGAATTGACTGGTGGCGAGCAGCAGGAAAACAAGTGTGTACTGCCGAATTTGTCGAATGATAAACTGCCTTTGGAACATGAAGAATCGTGTGCGAGTATATCATTGATTAGCAAGGTCTGCGAGGCGGTACGACATGGCGCAAGTGAAACAGAGGGAAGCGTATGAACAGACTTCCCGGCAGATTATCCAGGTGATGGATCATGTATCGACCGTCATCGTCGGGAAGGCGCGCGAGATTGAATTGTGTTTTGTGGCGCTTTTGGCAAAAGGCCACGTACTCTTGGAGGACGTTCCGGGCGTCGGTAAGACAAGACTTGTAAAAAGCATCGCGCAGAGTCTTGATTGCCAGTTTAAACGGATTCAATTTACACCTGATTTGTTGCCGTCCGATGTAACTGGAATCTCTGTCTATAATCAGGGAACACACGATTTCGAGTATAGGGAAGGTCCGATTTTCAGCCAAATTGTCCTCGTGGATGAGATCAACCGCACCTCGCCGCGGACGCAGGCCGCGCTTCTTGAGTCGCTCGAAGAGCGGGCGGTCACATTTGACGGTGTGACGCGTTTGCTGCCGACGCCTTTCTTTGTCCTTGCGACGCAAAATCCGATTGAGTATGAAGGCACCTTTCCACTGCCTGAGGCGCAATTGGATCGATTTCTTCTCAAGATTTCCCTCGGCTATCCATCCAAAGATGAGGAGTTTCAGATCCTTGAGCGAAGCCTTGCGGGGACGTTTGGTCAGGATCTAGAGCCGCTCGCCACACAAAATGACATTCTCGCGTGGCAGGCGCTCGCCTCGCGCGTTTTTGTCGATCAAGGGTTGCTTCGCTACGCTGTGGATCTCGTCGCACGCACGCGTACACACGAATCTGTGTATCTTGGCGTTTCACCGCGCGGCGCGATCGGACTTTTGCATGCAGCGCAAGCGCTTGCCACGCTGCGCGGGCGAGACTATCTATTGCCTGATGATCTGAAAGAAGTGGCACCGTACGTGTTGCCGCACAGGATGATCCTGAAACCGGATGCACGGCTAAGGCAGATCACGGAAGCGACCGTTGTTGCGGAGATTCTCGCATCGCAACCTGTCCCGGTTTACGGCGCATCCTTCTTTGCTCGATGAAGAATATGCTTTTGTTGGCAGCGCTTCTTTTCAGTGATGTCTTGCTGTTTGGATCGGCCTACACAGTCGGCGGCTCGGGAACCTGGTATCTGGCGGCGGCCTGGACACTGTTTGTCTTGTGGGAGGTAATCTCTTATCTCACAATGCCGCGCATTGTCGAAGTAGAGCGCATTGTCTCGCGCGAACGCGGATTTTCCGGAGACGATGTATCCGTCCGACTAAAAGTGTCTGTAAAGCGCAGGTGGTGGGCGCTGCAGCCTGTGCGTGTGGAGGAAAAGCTTGATGATGTCCTGCGTATCCGCCAGACGTACGAACAGCCGCCGCACCGCCTCGCGCACGCGCTGTGTGTCAGCTATACCTTTCGCGCTCTTCCGCGCGGCGCGTACACGCTGCGTGAGCTTGCGGTTGAGTGTACCGATTTGTTCGGGCTGTTTACGCGCAGGCAGTCAGTGGAGAAGGTGACCGAGTGGCTGATTTACCCGAGAATTATCCCGCTTCCGGCAGAATTCACGGCGAGTTCCCTACTCCGTGCGGAGCGGGGCGCGCGCAGTCACGTCTTTGTGGCATCTGCACATCTGTCAGGCACTCGCCCCTACGTGCCTGGTGATCGTTTGAGCGGCATCCACTGGCCGGCGACGGCCCGCTCGCAACAACTGCAGTCAAAGATGTTTGATACCCACGCGTCGCATCTCACTTATTTGTGGCTTGATGACAGGATGGATCATGACCTGCCGTGGGAAATTTTCGAGCGCTCCGTCGGCGCTTGTGCATCGGTTGCAAGCGCGCTTCTCTCGGCCGAGCGACTCACTGGGCTCTTGCTTGAAGGGGGGACGCTCGCACCGAAACGGGGCTATCTTCAGCGGGAGCGGATCCTTGAGTCGCTCGCACGCGTAAAGCCTCGCAGACTTGCATCCGCAGAGCTAAGTGGTATAGCGCGCGCAGACCTGTGGCGCATGGCCGCGCGCGATGCCGCTTTCTACGTGTTCACACAAAACCTTGATGAGGCGCTAATGCGAGATCTGGGCGCCTTGATGCGGCAAAATCCTACCGTCGTCGTATTCCTCGCGCAGACTGCAGGCGATGACTGCGTGATGGATCACCACGGAGTCACCGTGTGTAGCTATACGTCCTTTGATGCGCTGGCTGAAATGATACATGACGGGCATCTGCGCGGCAAGCCACCCCTTATGAGGTGAAACAAAGGAGCAAAGGCGCGCCCGGAGAATGAAACGTTTTTCACAGGATGGGACGATGGGAGTGAGCGCGAATGGCGGGGGAAAAGGTTCGCGATTTGTTGATCGCGTGTCTCACGTGGCTTTTTGCTGCGGCGCTTTTAGCGCCAATGGAGAACGTGGGGTACATGGGCGATATCTATCCGATGATCGTCTTTGTCGCCTATTTGACGATCAGCCCGCTTTTTTTGCGAGCGCGCTATCGCGCCATCCTTACACCCCTGCTGATTATGGTGGTCATCAAGGTGGAGTATTACGGAGCGCTTCCTTGGTACGCCATCGGGCTTTTTTTTGCGCGCCTGGCGAGCGATGTGGCGCTTGGGGTACACGGACTTTTTCACCACGATGTTTTACAGATCAACGCCGGGGTGCGCACCATCGCCTTTTTTGGTGTCATCCTCTTTGGTGCGCGCCTATTGATGGATGCGGCGGAGCGACCGGCCTGGCTTCTCCCGACAACCTTGGCGGGAGAAGGCGTGCTCATCGCGCTCGCCGCACGGGCTGGCGTGCATGACGGTGTGGCGATGGCCACTCTTTTTTTGAGCGCACTCGCGATGCTTGGAATTCGCAGCGTTTGGCGCCATCTTCCTGTAGTTGATGGGAGCGTCTCATTGCGCAGGCGCCTATTGCACTCTCCTTTTCTGAGTCTGGCAGGCCTACTCGCGGTCCTCGCGACACTGAGTATCTGGACGCCAAAAGGAGTGGCGCGTGATTTTCACGTACACGCCTGGTGGCACTCGCTGTTTGCGCGGCGTGTCGAGACGGCCGCACCTGCCGCGCCCTATGGCGCGAATGACGCGCATTTGGGCGGCAATTTCAACGGCAGTACGGCGGTCATGTTTCGTGTCATCGCGAAGGAATCGTCGTACTATCCCATTGAGTCATTCTCAACCTACACAGGCGCGGGATGGGTGCGCGGCGCTATGACGGCAGCGGCATCCGGTGTGTCAACTCACGTGCCGCGCACCCGAATGACACAGCAGGTGTGGGTGGAGTCGGGAACTTATCCAGCCGTCCTTGGGGCCAATCGCATCATCAGTGCCACGATGCGCGGCGGTGCCCGCGCTCGCTTTGTCCCGGCGATCGACGCGTGGACCTTTGGCTCGCCACTTCATGCGGGAGAGCACTACACAGTCGTGTCCACACTTGAGCATGTGAATCCGCGCTCACTCGCTTCTGTGACTGACGGAAACTTGGTCTACGCGTTTCGTCAGGCGCTTCAATTGCCAGCGAATTTTCCGCAGCGCGACATTCTTTTGGCGCATCAAATCACAGTGCATGCGGTGACGCCTTACGCAAAACTGCAGGCGATCATCGCGTATTTGCAGTCACACGAATCGTATCAAACGCAAGGCATTCCTGTGCCGCGACCGGGTCAAGATTTTGTCGACCAATTCCTTTTTGAGACGCATCGTGGCTATTGTGACCAGTTCTCAACCGCCGCCGCGATTCTTGCACGCGTCGTTGGCATTCCGACGCGTTGGGTGAAAGGGTACATCTCGGTGCCGGCCGACCCCACTTATCACGGCGCGCAAAATGAGTACATCCTTCGCGGGACGGATGCGCATTCATGGTTTGAGGCTTGGTTTGCGGGATATGGTTTTGTCCCTTTTGAAGCGACACCATCAGCTGCGCTCGCGGAAATTACTCAAGAAAAAATGCCATCGTCATCCAGTGTGATCGCTTCACAACGGCCAAACGTGACACCGCCTGTTCAGCATGCGATCAAGCAAGCTGTGGAAAAGAAAAAGCAGCAGAATTCACAATCCGCCGCTTCTGTACCGCTTGCAAAAGGTTTTCTTGTCCTTTTCGCGCTGCTCATCATTTTCGCGGGGATCATCCGGTTCGCGCGCCGCAGATCATCAAGGCGATCTTTACGGTCTTTGTTTCAGAGCGAGGCAGTATCCGCAGGCGATTTTGGCATACAGGCGAACCGCTTGCTGCGCGCGCTTGAGCGGCGCATCGTCTATCCGCGCGCTTCTCACGAGACGCTTCGCGAGTGGGGATTGCGGCAAACGGATGACCTAGATCAGAAGGAACTGATGGAGGCAATTGCGTATGTGGAGCGCGTTCGCTATGGCCCGGAGGGGCGAAGCGAAGGCGGTGCGCCCCTGGATGACCCTTTTGAGAAGGGGCAATTGCAACCGCGGGTGAAGCGGGACGGGCGTTCTCACATTACGCGTGCTGTGGTCGGTTTTCTTCGTTTCATCAAGCAGAGTCGCTGATATTCGTGGTAAACTACACAGATTAGTTTTCAAATCCTATGAGATGTCAAAAATACATTCAGGAAGTGGTGTCGAGATGGAAATGGATCGTCACGAGACGGTCGTGGTCCTTGATTTTGGCGGGCAATACAACCAACTGATCGCGCGCAGAATTCGCGAATTAAACGTGTTCTCAGAGCTTTTGCCGCATGATACCCCAGTTGCGGCCTTGCGCGCGATGAAACTCAAGGGGATCGTTTTTTCGGGCGGGCCGCAAAGCGTCTATCGGGAGGGTGCACCGCTTGTCGATCCTGCGATTTATGATTTGGGCATCCCGATCCTTGGCATCTGCTATGGCATGCAGCTGCTCGCACGCGATTTTGACGCGCATGTCACGCAGGCGAGCGCACGTGAATATGGACTTGCAGAACTCGCCTGTCACAGCCACGCGACGCTTTTTGCCGGGACGCCTGCCACCCAGCGCGTCTGGATGAGCCACGGTGACATGGTTGTCGAAGTGCCGCGCGGCTTTCAAGTTGACGCGTACACATCGAGCGCACCAGTTGCGGCGATGAGCGATCCTGCGCGCAAACTCTATGGCGTACAGTTTCATCCAGAGGTCCAGCACACCGACTACGGTCAGGACTTGTTGCGTCAGTTTCTCTTTGGCGTATGCGGGTGCGCGGGCGACTGGCGGATGGACAACTTTGTGGAAGAGTCGATCACAGCGCTGCGCGACACCGTGAAAGACGGTCGTGTGTTGATGGCACTCTCGGGGGGCGTCGACTCTTCTGTGACAGCGGCGCTGCTTCACCGCGCGATCGGCGATCGTCTGACGTGCGTTTTTGTCGATCACGGGCTGCTCAGAAAAGATGAGGCAGAGCAAGTAATGCAGATGCTTTCTGGCACATTC encodes:
- a CDS encoding AAA family ATPase produces the protein MAQVKQREAYEQTSRQIIQVMDHVSTVIVGKAREIELCFVALLAKGHVLLEDVPGVGKTRLVKSIAQSLDCQFKRIQFTPDLLPSDVTGISVYNQGTHDFEYREGPIFSQIVLVDEINRTSPRTQAALLESLEERAVTFDGVTRLLPTPFFVLATQNPIEYEGTFPLPEAQLDRFLLKISLGYPSKDEEFQILERSLAGTFGQDLEPLATQNDILAWQALASRVFVDQGLLRYAVDLVARTRTHESVYLGVSPRGAIGLLHAAQALATLRGRDYLLPDDLKEVAPYVLPHRMILKPDARLRQITEATVVAEILASQPVPVYGASFFAR
- a CDS encoding DUF58 domain-containing protein → MLLLAALLFSDVLLFGSAYTVGGSGTWYLAAAWTLFVLWEVISYLTMPRIVEVERIVSRERGFSGDDVSVRLKVSVKRRWWALQPVRVEEKLDDVLRIRQTYEQPPHRLAHALCVSYTFRALPRGAYTLRELAVECTDLFGLFTRRQSVEKVTEWLIYPRIIPLPAEFTASSLLRAERGARSHVFVASAHLSGTRPYVPGDRLSGIHWPATARSQQLQSKMFDTHASHLTYLWLDDRMDHDLPWEIFERSVGACASVASALLSAERLTGLLLEGGTLAPKRGYLQRERILESLARVKPRRLASAELSGIARADLWRMAARDAAFYVFTQNLDEALMRDLGALMRQNPTVVVFLAQTAGDDCVMDHHGVTVCSYTSFDALAEMIHDGHLRGKPPLMR
- a CDS encoding transglutaminase domain-containing protein, encoding MAGEKVRDLLIACLTWLFAAALLAPMENVGYMGDIYPMIVFVAYLTISPLFLRARYRAILTPLLIMVVIKVEYYGALPWYAIGLFFARLASDVALGVHGLFHHDVLQINAGVRTIAFFGVILFGARLLMDAAERPAWLLPTTLAGEGVLIALAARAGVHDGVAMATLFLSALAMLGIRSVWRHLPVVDGSVSLRRRLLHSPFLSLAGLLAVLATLSIWTPKGVARDFHVHAWWHSLFARRVETAAPAAPYGANDAHLGGNFNGSTAVMFRVIAKESSYYPIESFSTYTGAGWVRGAMTAAASGVSTHVPRTRMTQQVWVESGTYPAVLGANRIISATMRGGARARFVPAIDAWTFGSPLHAGEHYTVVSTLEHVNPRSLASVTDGNLVYAFRQALQLPANFPQRDILLAHQITVHAVTPYAKLQAIIAYLQSHESYQTQGIPVPRPGQDFVDQFLFETHRGYCDQFSTAAAILARVVGIPTRWVKGYISVPADPTYHGAQNEYILRGTDAHSWFEAWFAGYGFVPFEATPSAALAEITQEKMPSSSSVIASQRPNVTPPVQHAIKQAVEKKKQQNSQSAASVPLAKGFLVLFALLIIFAGIIRFARRRSSRRSLRSLFQSEAVSAGDFGIQANRLLRALERRIVYPRASHETLREWGLRQTDDLDQKELMEAIAYVERVRYGPEGRSEGGAPLDDPFEKGQLQPRVKRDGRSHITRAVVGFLRFIKQSR
- the guaA gene encoding glutamine-hydrolyzing GMP synthase; this translates as MDRHETVVVLDFGGQYNQLIARRIRELNVFSELLPHDTPVAALRAMKLKGIVFSGGPQSVYREGAPLVDPAIYDLGIPILGICYGMQLLARDFDAHVTQASAREYGLAELACHSHATLFAGTPATQRVWMSHGDMVVEVPRGFQVDAYTSSAPVAAMSDPARKLYGVQFHPEVQHTDYGQDLLRQFLFGVCGCAGDWRMDNFVEESITALRDTVKDGRVLMALSGGVDSSVTAALLHRAIGDRLTCVFVDHGLLRKDEAEQVMQMLSGTFHMDIRLVNARTRFLALLDGVSDPEEKRKRIGREFIAVFDETARSLGSFAFLGQGTLYTDIVESGTKTAATIKSHHNVGGLPEDMEFKLIEPLKTLFKDEVRALGEELGLPHAFVYRQPFPGPGLAIRIMGEITPARIATLQNADAILREEIALAGLQDSIWQYFAVLTGVRSVGVMGDERTYAETIALRAVTSRDGMTADFAHIPYDVLGKISNRICNEVHGINRVVYDVTSKPPATIEWE